One window of Mesorhizobium sp. PAMC28654 genomic DNA carries:
- a CDS encoding GNAT family N-acetyltransferase yields MPKMPQQGARSPLPPLVTPLAAQRLKPVFVDRWSDKVRIRTLKPSEMTNEIAEWLTDPAVMEGLNAPQKAMGLEAFRAYVGSFDNLKRNLMTILRQADDVPLGLAVMEVDLRHRLGSLHLIVGDPENRGRNIAFDASVVLLRHFFRERKLEKITFQPLARNKAAIAVCERSGLRLEGTLRSHRIDGRTGKRLDQMLYALTLEEYEERTKMIAASGVARPYDGPGVSG; encoded by the coding sequence ATGCCAAAAATGCCGCAGCAGGGCGCAAGGTCGCCTCTCCCACCACTTGTCACGCCTCTTGCCGCCCAGCGGCTGAAGCCGGTCTTTGTCGACAGGTGGAGCGACAAGGTTCGGATCCGCACGCTAAAGCCATCCGAGATGACCAACGAGATCGCGGAATGGTTGACCGATCCGGCGGTCATGGAGGGCCTGAACGCGCCGCAAAAGGCGATGGGGCTTGAGGCTTTTCGCGCCTATGTCGGGAGCTTCGACAATCTGAAGCGCAACCTGATGACGATCCTGCGCCAAGCCGACGATGTACCGCTTGGCCTTGCCGTAATGGAGGTTGACCTCAGGCACAGGCTGGGTTCTCTGCATCTGATCGTCGGCGATCCCGAGAACCGGGGCCGGAACATCGCCTTTGACGCCTCGGTCGTCTTGCTCCGGCATTTCTTCCGTGAGCGCAAGCTGGAAAAGATCACCTTCCAGCCCCTGGCGCGCAACAAAGCGGCAATCGCCGTGTGCGAACGGTCCGGACTGCGGCTTGAGGGCACCTTGCGATCGCACCGCATCGACGGCCGCACCGGCAAGCGCCTTGACCAAATGCTCTATGCGCTGACGCTCGAAGAGTACGAAGAGCGCACAAAAATGATCGCCGCGTCGGGCGTGGCCCGTCCCTATGACGGACCTGGCGTTAGCGGTTGA
- a CDS encoding low molecular weight protein-tyrosine-phosphatase, producing MSAKPIGSILFVCLGNICRSPLAEGVFRAVLAECGLDRHVLIDSAGTGGWHAGEAPDGRSIAIAALHGVDISRQKARKVTLDDFSRFDLILGMDRSNVADLKALAPAAMRDRIHLFLELAEGRPHDVPDPYYDGPEAFASVYRMIRTASEALSIRLEARLSADSGQASSTI from the coding sequence ATGAGCGCGAAGCCCATAGGGTCTATTCTTTTTGTCTGTCTCGGCAATATCTGCCGTTCACCGCTGGCGGAAGGCGTTTTTCGCGCCGTCCTGGCGGAGTGTGGGCTGGATCGACACGTGCTGATCGATTCGGCGGGCACTGGCGGCTGGCATGCCGGCGAGGCGCCGGACGGGCGTTCGATCGCGATCGCCGCGCTGCACGGCGTCGATATTTCCAGACAGAAGGCACGCAAGGTGACGCTGGACGACTTCTCCCGCTTCGACCTCATTCTCGGCATGGACCGGTCGAATGTCGCCGATCTCAAGGCGCTGGCGCCTGCCGCCATGCGCGACCGCATCCATCTGTTCCTGGAATTGGCGGAGGGCCGGCCACATGACGTGCCGGATCCCTATTACGACGGGCCGGAAGCGTTTGCCTCCGTCTACCGCATGATCCGCACGGCGTCGGAAGCGTTGTCGATACGGCTTGAGGCGCGGCTGTCGGCCGACAGCGGCCAGGCCTCTTCGACGATATAG
- the thpR gene encoding RNA 2',3'-cyclic phosphodiesterase gives MPRLFTALEIPRDAALSLSLLRGGLPGARWIDVENYHMTLRFIGDVEGHIADEIANALDRVHRPSFSLNLSGVGAFGQKKPHAVWAGVSASPDLAALQGEIDRICQRLGIPADPRKFMPHVTLARLRNSSPLDVAQYLSARGNFSTLPFRVGRFVLMSSRDSVGGGPYIVEEAWPLSADSRASSRIDNASDAVRIMR, from the coding sequence ATGCCGCGTCTTTTCACCGCCCTCGAAATTCCGCGTGACGCCGCCCTTTCGCTGTCCCTGTTGCGGGGCGGCCTGCCGGGGGCCCGCTGGATCGATGTTGAAAACTACCACATGACGCTGCGCTTCATTGGCGATGTCGAGGGCCATATCGCCGACGAGATCGCCAACGCTCTTGACCGGGTCCACCGCCCGTCCTTCTCCCTGAACCTGTCCGGCGTCGGCGCCTTCGGCCAGAAGAAGCCGCATGCCGTGTGGGCCGGCGTTTCCGCATCGCCCGACCTTGCGGCGCTGCAAGGCGAGATCGACCGCATTTGCCAGCGGCTCGGCATTCCCGCCGACCCGCGCAAGTTCATGCCGCATGTGACGCTGGCGCGCTTACGCAATTCGAGCCCGCTCGACGTTGCCCAGTATCTGTCGGCACGCGGCAATTTCTCGACGCTGCCGTTCCGTGTTGGCCGCTTCGTGCTGATGTCGTCGCGCGATTCGGTCGGCGGCGGCCCCTATATCGTCGAAGAGGCCTGGCCGCTGTCGGCCGACAGCCGCGCCTCAAGCCGTATCGACAACGCTTCCGACGCCGTGCGGATCATGCGGTAG
- a CDS encoding YkvA family protein, with product MAQESGFDFFGFRDRLGDENEVREKFWRTAKKAARHIPFMEDVVAAYYCAMDKNTPLRAKGILLAALGYFVLPFDVIPDFIFGIGFTDDIAVLTAAITAVSAHITPAHRLAAKQAIADKN from the coding sequence ATGGCGCAAGAATCCGGTTTTGATTTCTTCGGCTTTCGCGACAGGCTGGGCGACGAGAACGAAGTGCGCGAGAAATTCTGGCGCACGGCGAAGAAGGCCGCGCGCCACATTCCGTTCATGGAGGACGTGGTCGCCGCCTACTACTGCGCCATGGACAAGAACACGCCGCTGCGCGCCAAGGGCATTTTGCTGGCCGCGCTCGGTTATTTCGTGCTGCCGTTTGATGTCATCCCCGACTTCATCTTCGGCATCGGCTTTACCGACGACATCGCCGTGCTGACCGCCGCGATCACCGCCGTCAGCGCCCATATCACGCCCGCGCACCGGCTCGCCGCCAAGCAGGCGATTGCCGACAAGAACTGA
- a CDS encoding invasion associated locus B family protein, translating into MRGLIAIVSSLVLVAVTAPALAQSATKIGQHNAWGTYSYQAAGGKVCYVLTVPTDKQPPTLDHGDMFFFVSQRPGQQVSYEPQFIAGYTFQEGSKATVTIDKKSFSMFTRGKSAWVENAAEEPVLIAAMKTGTDMKVTAKSGRGNPTSYVFSLKGISAALSSIAKCK; encoded by the coding sequence ATGCGCGGATTGATAGCTATAGTTTCAAGCCTGGTCCTGGTGGCCGTGACGGCGCCGGCGCTGGCGCAGTCGGCGACCAAGATCGGCCAGCACAATGCCTGGGGCACCTACAGTTACCAGGCGGCGGGCGGCAAGGTCTGCTACGTGCTGACGGTGCCGACCGACAAACAGCCGCCGACACTCGACCATGGCGACATGTTCTTCTTCGTCAGCCAGCGTCCGGGACAGCAGGTGTCCTACGAGCCGCAGTTCATCGCCGGCTACACTTTCCAGGAAGGCTCCAAGGCCACCGTCACCATCGACAAGAAGTCGTTCTCGATGTTCACGCGCGGCAAGTCGGCCTGGGTCGAGAACGCCGCCGAGGAACCGGTGCTGATCGCCGCGATGAAGACTGGCACCGACATGAAGGTGACGGCGAAGTCGGGCCGTGGCAATCCGACCTCCTATGTCTTTTCGCTGAAGGGCATTTCGGCGGCGCTGTCGTCGATCGCCAAGTGCAAGTAG
- the rlmN gene encoding 23S rRNA (adenine(2503)-C(2))-methyltransferase RlmN, with product MTLSLDLTAEGARDALRARAAQPEKPTLIGLTRAELGEALVASGIVPERQAKMRAQQLWHWMYVRGVSDFAGMFNISKDLRAELDKHFTVARPEIVEEQISSDGTRKWLFRFPPRGAGRPVEIETVYIPEEGRGTLCISSQVGCTLTCSFCHTGTQKLVRNLTAEEILAQLLTARDRLGDFPDRDTPDGAIVPAEGRKVSNIVMMGMGEPLYNFEAVKKALLIASDGDGLSLSKRRITLSTSGVVPEIFRTGEEIGVMLAISLHATNDDLRDLLVPINKKYPLKELIEACRAYPGLSNAKRITFEYVMLKDVNDSIEDAKGLIKLLKGIPAKINLIPFNPWPGTNYQCSDWETIEKFADYINNAGYASPIRTPRGRDILAACGQLKSDSERMRKVDRLALEAMMIAGHGEA from the coding sequence ATGACCCTGTCGCTTGATCTCACTGCCGAAGGTGCCCGTGATGCGTTGCGCGCCCGCGCCGCACAGCCCGAAAAGCCGACGCTGATCGGCCTGACCCGCGCCGAACTTGGCGAAGCCTTGGTTGCTTCGGGCATCGTGCCTGAGCGCCAGGCCAAGATGCGCGCCCAGCAGCTCTGGCACTGGATGTATGTGCGCGGCGTCTCCGACTTTGCCGGCATGTTCAACATCTCCAAGGATTTGCGCGCCGAGCTGGACAAGCATTTCACCGTCGCCAGGCCCGAGATCGTCGAGGAACAGATTTCCTCCGATGGCACGCGAAAGTGGCTGTTCCGATTCCCGCCGCGCGGCGCCGGCCGTCCCGTCGAGATCGAGACCGTCTACATCCCCGAGGAAGGCCGCGGCACGCTCTGCATCTCCTCGCAGGTCGGCTGCACGCTGACCTGCTCGTTCTGCCACACCGGCACGCAGAAGCTGGTGCGCAACCTGACGGCCGAGGAAATCCTCGCACAGTTGCTCACCGCGCGGGACCGGCTCGGTGATTTCCCCGATCGCGATACGCCCGACGGCGCCATCGTGCCGGCGGAGGGCCGCAAAGTGTCCAACATCGTCATGATGGGCATGGGCGAGCCGCTCTACAATTTCGAAGCGGTGAAGAAGGCGCTGCTGATCGCCTCCGACGGCGATGGCCTGTCCTTGTCCAAGCGCCGCATTACGCTCTCGACCTCCGGCGTCGTGCCGGAAATCTTCCGCACCGGCGAGGAGATCGGCGTCATGCTGGCGATCTCGCTGCACGCCACCAATGACGATCTGCGCGACCTGCTGGTGCCGATCAACAAGAAGTATCCGCTGAAGGAACTGATCGAGGCTTGCCGCGCCTATCCCGGCCTGTCGAATGCCAAGCGCATCACCTTCGAATATGTGATGCTGAAGGACGTCAACGATTCCATCGAGGACGCCAAGGGCCTGATCAAGCTGCTCAAGGGCATTCCGGCCAAGATCAACCTGATCCCGTTCAACCCGTGGCCCGGCACCAACTACCAGTGCTCCGACTGGGAGACGATCGAGAAATTCGCAGACTACATCAACAATGCCGGCTACGCCTCGCCGATCCGCACGCCGCGCGGCCGCGACATCCTGGCCGCCTGCGGTCAGTTGAAGTCGGACTCGGAGCGCATGCGCAAGGTCGACCGGCTGGCGCTCGAGGCAATGATGATAGCAGGGCACGGCGAGGCGTGA
- a CDS encoding 4a-hydroxytetrahydrobiopterin dehydratase, giving the protein MAREKLGKDAIAEALAGLEGWSLAADGGAIKRTFTFKNFSEAFAFMTRVALAAEKMDHHPEWFNVYKTVDVTLNTHDLGGLSVLDFELAKKMNRYFSG; this is encoded by the coding sequence ATGGCGAGAGAGAAACTGGGCAAGGACGCGATTGCCGAGGCATTGGCCGGCCTTGAGGGTTGGTCGTTGGCCGCGGATGGCGGCGCCATCAAGCGCACTTTCACATTCAAGAACTTCTCCGAGGCCTTCGCCTTCATGACCCGCGTGGCGCTGGCAGCGGAGAAGATGGACCACCACCCGGAATGGTTCAACGTCTACAAGACGGTGGATGTCACATTGAACACACACGATCTCGGCGGCCTCAGCGTGCTCGATTTCGAACTGGCGAAGAAGATGAACCGCTATTTCAGCGGCTGA